A single window of Arcobacter venerupis DNA harbors:
- a CDS encoding type II secretion system protein, producing the protein MKKSFSILELILVITLIVFLYTIFLPKNKINYLDEFSNRISLYLSYIRYVALIDDKYDLDDSLWYKKRWTLKFFRCRDYEDGIYYSIYSDKNKTGHPSVEDSLKDPLSGKNIYSSNYCKENISNSKYVLLTKAFGITDVQMSCNETTSLGQLSFGSDGKVYSKLSAYENESLEYEITEPCNIKFISRDGESTELVLFPKTGYVK; encoded by the coding sequence ATGAAAAAATCATTTTCTATATTAGAATTAATATTGGTTATTACCTTAATAGTTTTTTTATATACAATTTTTCTTCCCAAAAATAAAATCAATTACTTAGATGAATTTTCAAATCGAATATCTTTATATCTATCATATATAAGATACGTAGCATTAATAGATGATAAATATGATTTAGATGATTCTTTATGGTATAAAAAAAGATGGACATTGAAATTTTTCAGATGTAGAGATTATGAAGATGGAATATATTACTCTATATATAGTGATAAAAATAAAACAGGTCATCCAAGTGTTGAGGATAGTTTAAAAGATCCATTAAGTGGTAAAAATATATATAGCTCAAATTATTGTAAAGAAAATATTTCAAATAGTAAATATGTTTTATTAACAAAAGCTTTTGGAATAACAGATGTACAAATGTCTTGTAATGAAACAACATCTTTAGGACAACTCTCATTTGGAAGTGATGGAAAAGTATATTCAAAATTAAGTGCATACGAAAATGAATCTCTTGAATATGAAATTACTGAGCCTTGTAATATAAAATTTATATCAAGAGATGGGGAAAGTACTGAATTAGTACTTTTCCCAAAAACTGGATATGTAAAATAG
- a CDS encoding Fe(3+) ABC transporter substrate-binding protein codes for MIKKLACGAIILASSLFASNEVNVYSQRHYDSDKILYKQFEKETGIKVNAVTAKAEELVAKLAIEGANTPADVLITADIGNLYQAKQRKLLQPIESKILNENIPENLRDNDNNWFALTKRARVFVYNPQKVNPADLGDYFSLTQEKFKGRVVTRSSTAAYNKSLLASIIAHYGEDKALEFSKGLVNNFPYSPKGADKDQIVAVGAGDADIAIVNTYYLGVMLNSKNKKDLEIAKSLKIFFPAQETTGTHMNISGAGVTYYAKNKDNAIKFIEFLSSVEAQEIFAEANQEFPANPKAKSSEIVSSWGTFKEDKIQLNEVGKYTKEAVEIATKANWK; via the coding sequence ATGATAAAAAAGTTAGCATGTGGAGCAATTATTTTAGCCTCTTCATTATTTGCTTCTAATGAAGTAAATGTATATTCTCAAAGACACTATGATTCAGATAAAATCTTATATAAACAATTTGAAAAAGAAACAGGGATAAAAGTAAATGCTGTTACTGCAAAAGCTGAAGAACTTGTAGCAAAACTTGCAATTGAAGGAGCGAATACTCCTGCTGATGTACTAATAACAGCAGATATTGGAAATTTATATCAAGCAAAACAAAGAAAATTATTACAACCAATTGAGTCAAAAATATTAAATGAAAATATCCCTGAAAACTTAAGAGATAATGATAATAATTGGTTTGCACTGACAAAAAGAGCTAGAGTTTTTGTTTATAATCCACAAAAGGTTAATCCTGCTGATTTAGGTGATTATTTTAGTCTTACTCAAGAAAAATTCAAAGGAAGAGTAGTTACAAGATCATCAACAGCTGCTTATAATAAATCTTTACTAGCTTCAATTATTGCACATTATGGAGAAGATAAAGCTTTAGAATTTTCAAAAGGCTTAGTTAATAATTTTCCATATAGTCCAAAGGGTGCTGACAAAGATCAAATTGTAGCAGTTGGAGCTGGTGATGCTGATATAGCAATCGTAAATACTTACTATTTAGGGGTTATGCTAAATAGTAAAAACAAAAAAGATCTTGAAATTGCAAAAAGTTTAAAAATATTTTTCCCAGCACAAGAAACAACTGGAACTCACATGAATATTTCAGGAGCTGGAGTTACATACTATGCAAAAAATAAAGATAATGCTATTAAATTTATTGAATTTCTGAGTTCTGTAGAAGCACAAGAAATCTTTGCAGAAGCAAATCAAGAATTTCCTGCTAATCCAAAAGCTAAATCTTCAGAAATTGTAAGTTCTTGGGGAACATTTAAAGAAGATAAAATTCAATTAAATGAAGTTGGAAAATATACTAAAGAGGCTGTAGAAATAGCTACAAAAGCAAATTGGAAGTAA
- a CDS encoding diguanylate cyclase gives MILKKLLLLFLLLVTSLNAQSNDKVTLYLDWLNQFQFAGYYIAKEKGYYKAIGIDINIKEFDIDTNILKNVMENTATFGVGKSSLIIDKFNGNDLILLSSIYQASPLVLISLKDSNINNPKDLINKNVMITDDAISSASINSMIISQGVKLNDITIQKHSFNINDLINKKTDAMACFLSNEPYFLEKNNIQYNILNPHNYNFDFYEGILYTSQKELLTNPTRVQNFNNASLKGWRYAFNNVEETAKLIYEKYNTQNKSLDSLIYEGFALRKLSGIDEGKLGKIDSQTIDEIKRFNSFLGLNKQNTTFDTNSIILDKMNILLSEEDSKYLENNNFTLYVEDNRIPFSFKLTNQLKGIEIDFWNLISQKLSKPLNIEETINNQIFTIFSNSIKAKFIYSFEKKNTPGYLLTDPVAQVPIAVVTKNDKNFITNLSTLRNIKIGVINNLEIISTLQKEYPKINFIGIDSIDIALMKLQRNEIFALIDNMYTISHKINKNNLNNIKINTLLNHKLNLYLQSEEKNRLFINILNSAINRFSQDDKNNILNNYQFIFYPKTIDIYFIAKIIIPFILLLIIFIYFNFKLKKEIEKRKEIEKQLSELANKDGLTNIYNRRRIEELCELELIRNKRYKTDLSIIFFDINDFKDINDNLGHHLGDEVLIKIAGVINKNIRNSDFIGRWGGDEFLLILPQTTLTQTKNIVYNLEKLLSEIDFTNSIKVTCSFGIANYEEGDTLDSLLKKADESMYTQKANHKKFKN, from the coding sequence ATGATCTTAAAAAAATTACTTTTATTATTTTTACTACTTGTTACAAGCTTAAATGCACAATCAAATGATAAAGTTACTCTTTATTTAGATTGGTTAAATCAATTCCAGTTTGCTGGGTATTATATAGCTAAAGAAAAAGGCTACTATAAAGCAATTGGGATAGATATTAACATTAAAGAATTTGATATAGATACAAATATTTTAAAAAATGTAATGGAAAATACAGCAACTTTTGGAGTTGGAAAATCATCTTTAATTATTGATAAATTTAATGGAAATGATTTAATATTGTTATCTAGTATTTATCAAGCTTCACCTTTAGTACTTATAAGTTTAAAAGATTCAAATATTAATAATCCAAAAGATTTAATAAATAAAAATGTAATGATTACAGATGATGCGATTAGTTCAGCTAGTATTAATTCAATGATTATTTCTCAAGGGGTAAAACTAAATGATATTACAATTCAAAAACACTCTTTTAATATAAATGATTTAATAAATAAAAAAACTGATGCTATGGCTTGTTTTCTTTCAAATGAGCCATATTTTTTAGAAAAAAATAATATTCAATATAATATATTAAATCCACATAATTACAATTTTGATTTTTATGAAGGTATTCTTTATACTTCTCAAAAAGAGTTATTAACTAATCCTACACGTGTTCAAAACTTTAATAATGCTTCATTAAAAGGCTGGAGATATGCTTTTAATAATGTAGAAGAGACTGCAAAATTAATTTATGAGAAATATAATACTCAAAATAAAAGCTTAGATTCTTTAATTTATGAAGGATTTGCATTAAGAAAATTATCTGGAATTGATGAAGGTAAATTAGGAAAAATTGATTCACAAACAATTGATGAAATTAAAAGGTTTAATAGTTTTTTAGGATTAAATAAACAGAATACTACATTTGATACTAACTCAATTATATTAGATAAAATGAACATTCTTTTAAGTGAAGAAGATAGTAAATATTTAGAAAATAATAATTTTACTCTTTACGTTGAAGATAATAGAATTCCTTTCTCGTTTAAATTAACAAATCAATTAAAAGGTATTGAAATTGATTTTTGGAATTTGATTTCACAAAAGTTATCAAAGCCTTTAAATATTGAAGAAACAATAAATAACCAAATATTTACTATTTTCTCAAATTCAATAAAAGCAAAATTTATTTATAGTTTTGAGAAGAAAAACACTCCTGGTTACTTATTAACAGATCCTGTTGCTCAAGTTCCTATTGCAGTTGTTACTAAAAATGATAAAAATTTTATTACTAATTTATCAACTCTTAGAAATATCAAAATTGGTGTAATTAATAATTTAGAAATAATTTCAACTTTACAAAAAGAGTATCCAAAAATAAATTTTATTGGAATTGATTCTATTGATATAGCATTGATGAAATTGCAAAGAAATGAAATATTTGCATTAATAGACAATATGTATACAATTTCTCACAAAATAAATAAAAATAATCTAAATAATATAAAAATCAATACTTTACTTAATCACAAACTAAATTTATATTTGCAAAGTGAAGAAAAAAATAGATTATTTATAAATATTCTAAATAGTGCAATTAATAGATTTTCACAAGATGATAAAAACAATATTTTAAATAACTACCAATTTATTTTTTATCCAAAAACTATTGACATATACTTTATAGCTAAAATTATTATCCCATTTATTTTATTATTGATAATTTTTATATATTTTAATTTTAAACTGAAAAAAGAGATAGAAAAAAGAAAAGAGATAGAAAAACAATTATCAGAATTAGCTAATAAAGATGGATTAACTAATATATATAATAGAAGAAGAATTGAAGAACTTTGTGAACTAGAATTAATAAGAAATAAAAGATATAAAACAGATCTTTCTATTATATTTTTTGATATTAATGATTTCAAAGATATAAATGATAATTTAGGTCATCATTTGGGAGATGAAGTTCTAATCAAAATCGCAGGGGTAATAAATAAAAATATTAGAAATAGTGATTTTATTGGTCGATGGGGTGGAGATGAATTTTTGCTCATCCTGCCTCAAACAACTTTAACACAAACTAAAAATATTGTTTATAATTTAGAAAAGTTATTAAGTGAAATTGATTTTACTAACTCTATAAAAGTAACTTGTAGTTTTGGAATAGCAAACTATGAAGAAGGTGATACATTAGATTCACTACTTAAAAAAGCAGATGAATCTATGTATACACAAAAAGCTAACCATAAAAAGTTTAAGAATTAA
- a CDS encoding peptidase M42: MNFVHFLDLLKQLIRVPSVTGAEHSFLLYLKRELEEIGIQTQYYDGLLVAQGKNPTKGMLSAHIDRHGVICTGPNEFQFAAFLAKNRSDLRGNSLSEQTYQLIAKRYINQQVQAYEPWSGGYLGIGKITNAFMCEEVNNLIFEIEGLSHLQPGTPIAFSDRLNIEDDLISAQLDNVISAAIIIYLYQNGFQGTAFFTAQEEAGKSWRYVYEWFRKNKVTTNELLVLDTSPYDTRIEAEVQQVVLRNRDANARFKSPVLKQLKNFCHKNRIDFSCKDTYIQEKNKIRKEKNLPLLTLGSTELGRIVMESRGSIQGSTLQIPTTGYHTVEETASIKSVKTILYMLSSLYIDKKPNIK, encoded by the coding sequence ATGAATTTTGTACATTTCCTCGACTTATTAAAACAATTGATAAGAGTTCCATCAGTAACTGGTGCTGAGCACTCATTTTTATTGTATTTAAAAAGAGAGCTTGAAGAAATAGGTATACAAACTCAATATTATGATGGTTTATTAGTTGCGCAAGGTAAAAATCCTACAAAAGGAATGCTTAGTGCACACATTGATAGACATGGCGTTATTTGTACAGGCCCAAATGAATTCCAATTTGCTGCCTTTCTTGCAAAAAATCGTTCTGATTTAAGAGGAAACTCATTATCTGAACAAACTTATCAGTTAATTGCAAAAAGATATATAAATCAACAAGTACAAGCTTATGAACCTTGGAGTGGAGGTTATTTAGGAATTGGTAAAATTACTAATGCTTTCATGTGTGAAGAAGTTAATAACTTGATTTTTGAAATTGAGGGTTTATCTCACTTGCAACCAGGAACACCGATTGCATTTAGCGATAGACTCAACATTGAAGATGATTTAATTTCAGCTCAACTTGACAATGTTATTAGTGCAGCAATTATTATCTATTTATACCAAAATGGATTTCAAGGAACTGCATTTTTTACAGCACAAGAAGAAGCTGGAAAATCTTGGAGATATGTTTATGAGTGGTTTAGAAAAAATAAAGTTACTACAAATGAACTATTAGTTTTAGATACAAGTCCTTATGATACAAGAATTGAAGCTGAAGTTCAACAAGTAGTTTTAAGAAATAGAGATGCAAATGCACGATTTAAATCTCCTGTTTTAAAACAATTAAAAAACTTCTGCCATAAAAATCGAATTGATTTTTCATGTAAAGATACTTATATTCAAGAAAAAAATAAGATAAGAAAAGAAAAAAATTTACCTTTACTTACTCTTGGAAGTACAGAACTTGGAAGAATTGTAATGGAATCTCGTGGGTCGATTCAAGGATCAACTTTACAAATACCAACAACAGGTTATCATACAGTCGAGGAGACAGCTTCTATAAAGTCTGTTAAAACAATTTTATATATGTTAAGCAGTTTATATATTGATAAAAAGCCTAATATAAAGTAA
- a CDS encoding nitrite/sulfite reductase, translated as MAKELSALEQLKASRNPLRVIDDIYKEALEGVPLKEEYIGLLKWYGMYPHINSDGREDKKYFMKRIKLVDTSMNLEQLKVMAKIGQDYAQGLVDFTNRQNVQFHYIQIKDMPEIFKLLESVGLTSRMASGDGPRPIMTCPVGGIDKDEIFDARELVKNVDTYFDKNDDRFCNFPRKYKIGISGCACHCASHEIQDVAFTAFKTEMGEVLFDLTIGGGLSKSKQIATRANRYVKPEQVQDVAVACAEIFRDNGNRDNRNKARVRHLLNDWGIEKFVAEIEKVIGYSLQEGLVEPKITSSENRNHFGINKAKQDGESYVGFATNSGRVAGEDFQAMYDICKKYNAGGITITATQNFIVYGVKDEVAQNLADEFANLGYPYIPTPFRARLQSCTGKEFCKFGITETKEFAKKFLVELENRFPDFKEDVTMAISGCGNGCSHPQISDIGFVGGMIRHNGERVEGYEVLLGGNLEGTTNSRLARKVGVKVPATGLVDYVGQLINDYKADNLGQKRFKDYLAALQPAGAVEQDD; from the coding sequence ATGGCAAAAGAGTTATCAGCGCTAGAGCAGTTAAAAGCTTCAAGAAATCCTTTAAGAGTTATTGATGATATATATAAAGAAGCATTAGAAGGTGTACCTTTAAAAGAAGAGTATATTGGACTTTTAAAATGGTACGGAATGTATCCTCATATTAATAGTGATGGAAGAGAAGATAAAAAATATTTTATGAAAAGAATTAAACTTGTAGATACAAGTATGAATTTAGAGCAATTAAAAGTTATGGCAAAAATCGGTCAAGATTATGCGCAAGGATTAGTTGACTTTACAAATAGACAAAATGTTCAATTTCACTATATTCAAATTAAAGATATGCCAGAGATTTTTAAATTATTAGAATCTGTTGGATTAACTTCAAGAATGGCATCAGGTGATGGACCAAGACCAATTATGACATGTCCCGTTGGTGGAATTGATAAGGATGAAATCTTTGATGCAAGAGAACTTGTAAAAAATGTAGATACATATTTTGACAAAAACGATGATAGATTTTGTAATTTTCCTAGAAAATATAAAATAGGTATTAGTGGATGTGCTTGTCATTGTGCTTCACATGAAATTCAAGATGTTGCATTTACTGCTTTTAAAACTGAAATGGGTGAAGTATTATTTGATTTAACTATTGGTGGTGGTTTATCAAAATCTAAACAAATAGCTACTCGTGCAAACAGATATGTAAAACCTGAACAAGTTCAAGATGTAGCTGTTGCTTGTGCAGAAATATTTAGAGACAATGGTAATAGAGATAACAGAAATAAAGCAAGAGTAAGACACTTATTAAATGACTGGGGAATTGAAAAATTTGTTGCAGAAATTGAAAAAGTAATTGGTTACTCTTTACAAGAAGGACTAGTTGAACCAAAAATTACTTCATCTGAAAATAGAAACCATTTTGGAATCAATAAAGCAAAACAAGATGGCGAGTCTTATGTTGGATTTGCTACAAACTCTGGAAGAGTTGCAGGTGAAGATTTCCAAGCAATGTATGATATTTGTAAAAAATACAATGCAGGTGGAATTACAATCACAGCTACTCAAAACTTTATTGTTTATGGTGTAAAAGATGAGGTAGCTCAGAATCTAGCAGATGAATTTGCTAATTTAGGTTATCCATATATTCCAACTCCATTTAGAGCAAGATTACAATCATGTACAGGAAAAGAGTTCTGTAAATTTGGTATTACAGAAACTAAAGAGTTTGCTAAAAAATTCTTAGTTGAACTTGAAAATAGATTCCCAGATTTTAAAGAAGATGTAACAATGGCAATTTCAGGTTGTGGAAATGGATGTTCTCATCCTCAAATTTCTGATATTGGATTTGTTGGTGGAATGATTAGACATAATGGTGAAAGAGTTGAGGGTTACGAAGTTCTTTTAGGAGGAAATCTAGAGGGAACAACAAATAGTAGACTTGCTAGAAAAGTTGGAGTAAAAGTTCCAGCAACAGGATTAGTTGATTATGTTGGACAATTAATAAATGATTATAAAGCTGATAATTTAGGTCAAAAAAGATTTAAAGATTATTTAGCAGCTTTACAACCAGCTGGTGCTGTAGAACAAGATGATTAA
- a CDS encoding ABC transporter ATP-binding protein, producing MKKIVQIKNLKKVFCKGNICVANDINLFINEGEIFTILGKSGSGKTTFLRMIAGLEIPDSGEIIIDDKEVFSKNNNLQPKDRGVAVVFQNYALLPHLSIASNITFGSKASKADLEDVLEKTKLKGQENKFPHELSGGQQQRVALARAIITKPKILLLDEPLSNIDTELRAHLRVELKEMIKSFGITALFITHDKEDAFYLSDRIAIMNGGDILQVGTAKNIYHNPVDLYCANFLGKITEISQNNYVRPEHIFITPNGRFNAIIKSIVFYGSFYEIILKTEKTELLIHSFDDNLEIGQNVKYDFSGEILNF from the coding sequence ATGAAAAAAATTGTACAAATTAAAAATCTTAAGAAAGTATTTTGTAAAGGCAATATTTGTGTTGCAAATGATATTAACTTATTTATAAATGAAGGTGAAATTTTTACAATACTTGGTAAAAGTGGAAGTGGAAAAACAACTTTTTTAAGAATGATTGCAGGTCTTGAGATACCAGATAGTGGTGAAATTATAATTGATGATAAAGAAGTTTTTTCAAAAAACAACAATCTTCAACCAAAAGATAGAGGAGTTGCAGTTGTATTTCAAAACTATGCATTACTTCCACATTTAAGTATTGCTTCAAATATTACCTTTGGAAGTAAAGCTTCAAAAGCTGATTTGGAAGATGTTTTAGAAAAAACAAAACTAAAAGGTCAAGAAAATAAATTTCCTCATGAATTAAGTGGAGGTCAACAACAAAGGGTTGCCCTTGCTAGAGCTATTATTACAAAACCAAAAATTTTACTTTTAGATGAACCTTTAAGTAATATTGATACAGAATTAAGAGCTCATTTAAGAGTTGAACTAAAAGAGATGATAAAATCTTTTGGAATAACTGCTTTATTTATAACCCATGATAAAGAAGATGCTTTTTATCTATCAGATAGAATTGCCATTATGAATGGTGGAGATATTTTACAAGTTGGAACTGCAAAAAATATTTATCATAATCCTGTAGATTTATATTGTGCAAATTTTTTAGGAAAAATCACAGAAATCTCCCAAAATAATTATGTAAGGCCAGAACATATTTTTATTACTCCAAATGGTAGATTCAATGCAATTATTAAAAGTATAGTTTTTTATGGTAGTTTTTATGAAATAATCCTAAAAACGGAGAAAACTGAACTACTAATTCACAGTTTTGATGATAATTTAGAAATTGGACAAAATGTTAAATATGACTTTAGTGGTGAAATTCTAAACTTTTAA
- a CDS encoding ABC transporter permease — protein sequence MLAGYITNTTILVAGTFFVVVILGTVSSYLSARFEYTGDKIFSILFVLPLAYPAYLLGYTYVGFFEYRGVLSEILGNVEARYDILNMSGAIFIFGIAMFPYVYILAKVSFGSISSTVGELISLHKINPIKAFFTVYLPLAYPAIFAGSILAVMETLSDYGTVLYFGIETFSVGIFKSWFGYGDLMQSINVAIILLVFVFAILWTESLIRKKYKFVSSTFSGKKSSKIKLTGKYNLIAFFISFFITTITLLIPTFVLIYWFISDFDSLDFDTLDYFYHTISLNIFSSIIIILLSFFVVYMLRFYPSKIGYFTHKLSMLGYSIPGAVVGVGLLLISSFVDTALGHVLMGGTFFLLIFAYTTRYFTSSIGSIENGFSKIDTSIDDATKIFGKSESNNIFKVYLPLMKPYIISGFLILYIDIAKELPATLILRPFNFDTLAIRIYELASNELLYKIGFPGLILVGTTAIAVILLNSKFTRKKI from the coding sequence ATGTTAGCTGGATATATCACTAATACAACAATATTAGTAGCTGGGACTTTTTTTGTTGTTGTAATATTAGGAACAGTAAGCTCATATTTAAGTGCCAGATTTGAATATACTGGTGATAAAATCTTTTCAATATTATTTGTACTTCCCCTTGCCTATCCTGCTTATCTTTTAGGTTACACTTATGTCGGTTTTTTTGAATATAGAGGTGTTTTATCTGAAATTTTAGGTAATGTAGAGGCAAGATATGACATTTTAAATATGTCTGGTGCTATATTTATTTTTGGAATTGCTATGTTTCCTTATGTTTATATCCTAGCAAAAGTGTCATTTGGCTCTATTTCATCAACAGTTGGAGAACTAATTTCTTTACATAAAATAAATCCTATAAAAGCTTTTTTTACCGTATATCTACCATTAGCTTATCCAGCTATTTTTGCAGGAAGTATTTTAGCTGTTATGGAAACATTAAGTGATTATGGAACAGTTTTATATTTTGGTATTGAAACTTTCAGTGTAGGAATTTTTAAAAGCTGGTTTGGATATGGGGATTTAATGCAATCTATAAATGTAGCAATCATTTTACTTGTATTTGTATTTGCAATATTATGGACAGAGAGTTTAATTAGAAAAAAATATAAATTTGTTAGTTCAACTTTTAGTGGAAAAAAATCTTCAAAAATAAAGTTAACAGGTAAATACAATTTAATTGCATTTTTTATCTCATTTTTTATTACAACCATTACACTTTTAATTCCAACTTTTGTGTTGATTTATTGGTTTATCTCTGATTTTGATTCTTTAGATTTTGATACTTTAGATTATTTTTACCATACAATTAGTTTAAATATCTTTTCATCAATAATTATAATTTTATTATCTTTTTTTGTTGTCTATATGCTTAGATTCTATCCAAGTAAAATTGGCTACTTTACTCATAAATTGTCAATGTTAGGATATTCAATTCCAGGAGCTGTTGTGGGAGTTGGATTATTATTAATAAGTAGTTTTGTTGATACAGCACTTGGACATGTGCTTATGGGAGGAACTTTTTTCCTTTTAATTTTTGCTTATACAACTAGATATTTTACCTCAAGTATTGGCTCTATTGAAAATGGTTTTAGTAAGATTGATACAAGTATAGATGATGCAACAAAAATATTTGGGAAAAGTGAATCAAACAATATTTTTAAAGTATATTTGCCTTTAATGAAACCTTATATTATAAGTGGTTTTTTAATTCTTTATATAGATATAGCAAAAGAATTACCAGCAACTTTAATATTAAGACCATTTAATTTTGATACTTTAGCTATAAGAATTTATGAATTAGCTAGTAATGAGTTACTTTATAAAATTGGTTTTCCAGGACTCATCCTTGTTGGAACAACGGCAATTGCTGTTATATTACTTAATTCAAAATTTACGAGAAAAAAAATATGA
- a CDS encoding glycosyltransferase family 39 protein — protein sequence MITNNKYKYYFYLSLLFLTFILLFKASNSLSISYKEALNVFVNTSILSLITNISIYIFGQNDIALRLPFILFYIFSALLMYKITENYFRYEKDRYISILIFMILPGFLSASLLVNSAIIIIFCTLLYLYYYQKYNKHSYLLLFIFLFIDNSFAILYLALFFYSLKNKDTKLLYISLILFSISMYIYGFPTGGKPRGFLVDTFAIYATVFSPFLFLYFLYTIYRAWIKKEKNLTWYISITALLLSLAVSFRQRAYIEDFAPYVVIFLPFMLKTFFHAYRVRLKEFRTKYNILAGLVIFMLSINVILTFINKPLYLILPNPSKHFVYEYHFVKELAQELSKRGITAVTTDDQELALRLKFYKIDKGDDYFLTLKNYNYPSQRISIKYYGKELFVAYLIKIK from the coding sequence ATGATAACAAACAACAAATATAAATACTATTTTTATTTATCACTACTATTTTTAACATTTATATTGTTGTTTAAAGCAAGTAATTCTCTTAGTATTTCATACAAAGAAGCTTTGAATGTATTTGTGAATACTTCAATTTTATCTTTGATTACAAATATATCTATTTACATTTTTGGACAAAATGATATAGCATTACGATTGCCATTTATTTTGTTTTATATCTTTTCTGCATTACTTATGTATAAAATTACTGAAAATTATTTCAGATATGAAAAAGACAGATATATATCCATTCTAATATTTATGATTCTTCCAGGTTTTCTTAGTGCTTCATTATTGGTAAATAGTGCAATAATAATAATCTTTTGTACTTTATTGTATTTGTATTACTATCAAAAATACAATAAACACTCATATCTGTTATTATTTATATTTCTATTTATTGATAACTCATTTGCTATTTTGTATTTAGCATTATTTTTTTATTCGTTAAAAAACAAAGATACAAAACTTTTATATATTTCATTAATACTATTTTCTATATCTATGTATATATATGGATTCCCAACAGGAGGAAAACCTCGAGGATTTTTAGTTGATACTTTTGCAATATACGCAACAGTATTTTCACCCTTTCTTTTTTTGTATTTCTTATACACAATATATAGAGCATGGATAAAAAAAGAAAAAAATTTGACTTGGTACATTTCAATAACTGCATTACTTTTATCTTTGGCAGTCTCTTTTAGACAAAGAGCATATATAGAAGATTTTGCACCTTATGTGGTAATATTCTTACCGTTTATGTTAAAAACATTTTTTCATGCATATAGAGTTAGATTAAAAGAGTTTAGAACTAAATATAATATATTGGCTGGATTAGTTATATTTATGTTGTCAATTAATGTAATTTTGACATTTATAAATAAGCCTTTGTATTTAATTCTTCCAAATCCAAGTAAACACTTTGTTTATGAATACCATTTTGTAAAAGAATTAGCACAAGAATTATCTAAAAGAGGAATTACAGCAGTAACAACTGATGATCAAGAATTGGCTTTAAGGTTAAAATTTTATAAAATAGATAAAGGTGATGATTATTTTTTAACACTAAAAAATTATAATTATCCAAGTCAAAGGATAAGTATTAAATATTATGGAAAAGAACTTTTCGTTGCTTATCTAATAAAAATAAAATGA
- a CDS encoding aminodeoxychorismate/anthranilate synthase component II: MILMIDNYDSFTYNIVQYCLELGADLKIIRNDELTLKQIEDLNPQKIIISPGPATPDDAGVCLEVIKHFAGKKPIFGICLGHQAIGQVFGGNVVRAKNMMHGKTSLIKVVEDTEIFKDLPKEFIQTRYHSLIVEKDNLPEDIVVTSYSEDDDEIMSLEIKGKQIYGVQFHPESIMSEHGYKIIDNFLKL; encoded by the coding sequence ATGATTTTAATGATTGATAACTATGATTCTTTTACATATAATATAGTTCAATATTGCCTAGAATTAGGGGCAGATTTAAAGATTATAAGAAATGATGAACTAACTTTAAAGCAAATAGAAGATTTAAATCCACAAAAAATTATCATTTCTCCAGGCCCAGCAACACCAGATGATGCAGGAGTTTGTTTAGAGGTAATTAAACATTTCGCTGGTAAAAAACCAATTTTTGGTATTTGTTTAGGACATCAAGCAATAGGGCAAGTTTTTGGTGGAAATGTAGTAAGAGCTAAAAATATGATGCATGGGAAAACTTCTTTAATTAAAGTTGTAGAAGATACAGAAATTTTTAAAGATTTACCTAAAGAGTTTATACAAACTAGATACCATTCATTAATAGTTGAAAAAGATAATTTGCCAGAAGATATTGTTGTTACTTCATATAGCGAAGATGATGATGAAATTATGTCTTTAGAGATAAAAGGAAAACAAATTTATGGAGTGCAGTTTCACCCTGAGTCAATTATGAGTGAGCACGGATATAAAATTATAGATAATTTCTTAAAATTATAA